In Paenibacillus sp. 1781tsa1, one DNA window encodes the following:
- a CDS encoding DUF2273 domain-containing protein, whose protein sequence is MLWKEIWDSHRGRITGIIGGIFFGFLYVWIGFWDMLFFALLVFIGYTLGRRSDSKLGSSIPWREWGQWLGDRWRPFK, encoded by the coding sequence ATGCTGTGGAAAGAGATTTGGGATAGTCACAGAGGCCGAATTACCGGAATTATCGGCGGCATCTTTTTTGGATTTCTTTATGTATGGATCGGTTTTTGGGATATGTTGTTCTTTGCACTCTTGGTGTTCATCGGTTATACGTTAGGCAGACGAAGCGATTCGAAGCTGGGTTCGTCCATTCCCTGGAGGGAGTGGGGACAATGGCTGGGTGATCGCTGGCGTCCGTTTAAGTGA
- the accB gene encoding acetyl-CoA carboxylase biotin carboxyl carrier protein: MFKLSEIKELIKLVDESSVQELEIENEGSRLSIRKPGKTEYVQAAAVQPQMIAAPQVQPAAVVSEAAPQVDTTSHLHKIVSPMVGTFYRASSPESGPFVSAGDKVVEKTTVCIIEAMKLMNELDADIKGEIVEVLVENGQLVEYGQPLFLVKPE; this comes from the coding sequence ATGTTTAAATTGAGTGAAATTAAAGAACTGATTAAACTGGTAGATGAAAGTTCCGTTCAAGAGTTGGAAATTGAAAATGAAGGATCACGGTTATCGATCCGCAAACCGGGCAAAACGGAGTATGTTCAAGCAGCTGCTGTGCAACCGCAAATGATCGCTGCTCCGCAAGTACAGCCGGCAGCAGTGGTAAGTGAAGCTGCACCGCAGGTCGATACTACAAGTCATTTACATAAAATTGTATCTCCGATGGTAGGTACTTTTTACAGAGCTTCCTCGCCGGAATCGGGTCCTTTTGTGAGCGCAGGTGATAAAGTTGTTGAGAAAACAACGGTATGTATCATCGAAGCCATGAAGCTGATGAACGAGCTTGATGCTGACATCAAGGGAGAAATCGTTGAAGTGCTGGTTGAGAACGGACAGCTGGTCGAGTATGGGCAGCCCCTTTTCCTGGTGAAACCGGAATAA
- the nusB gene encoding transcription antitermination factor NusB: MKRRLAREIAVQSLYQMEMNEVGAAEAVNMLINEAAEDNETEVVIRDADVMRTYVTEIVQGAWNNKEAIDGLLVDYLKGWQISRLSRVDRQILRLSTYEMVFRDDIPAKVSVNEAIELSKYFGTEESGKFVNGVLGRMIQEVDAIKAKLS; the protein is encoded by the coding sequence ATGAAAAGACGTTTGGCAAGGGAAATTGCAGTACAAAGTCTGTATCAGATGGAAATGAATGAGGTGGGTGCAGCAGAAGCTGTAAACATGTTGATCAATGAAGCTGCTGAAGATAATGAAACCGAAGTGGTTATTCGCGATGCAGATGTAATGCGTACTTATGTTACTGAGATTGTACAAGGAGCTTGGAACAATAAGGAAGCGATCGACGGATTGCTCGTGGATTATTTGAAAGGTTGGCAGATCAGCCGTCTGTCGCGTGTAGATCGCCAGATTCTACGACTGTCTACGTATGAAATGGTGTTCCGTGATGACATTCCGGCAAAAGTATCCGTCAATGAAGCGATTGAACTGTCCAAATATTTTGGTACAGAAGAATCCGGTAAATTCGTCAATGGTGTACTTGGACGCATGATTCAGGAAGTTGACGCGATTAAAGCAAAATTATCTTAA
- the amaP gene encoding alkaline shock response membrane anchor protein AmaP, with translation MAKILDRLLLFIYSISVGAISAAVILLISGVLPYELNYQQEQNVIVASVIAAAILFILSLRFFYISVRRERASLPSVDQRTEFGDVQISMETIENLCLKATSRFRGVRDVKARIRVVESGLEIMIRAVVDGETPIPALTSDLQKAIHDHVQEITGIPVSFVTVYIANVTQSPNYKSRVE, from the coding sequence GTGGCTAAAATACTGGATCGGCTTCTGTTGTTTATATACAGCATAAGCGTTGGAGCAATATCGGCAGCCGTCATTCTTCTGATCAGCGGTGTGCTGCCTTACGAATTGAATTATCAGCAGGAACAAAACGTTATTGTTGCGTCGGTTATTGCAGCAGCGATTTTGTTTATCCTGAGTTTGCGGTTTTTCTACATCTCGGTTCGGCGTGAGCGTGCATCGTTGCCGTCTGTAGATCAACGTACTGAGTTTGGTGATGTACAGATTTCGATGGAGACGATTGAGAATCTCTGTTTGAAGGCGACTTCCCGTTTCCGGGGAGTACGTGATGTCAAGGCACGCATACGCGTGGTTGAGTCAGGACTGGAGATTATGATTCGTGCAGTAGTGGATGGTGAGACACCTATTCCTGCGCTGACTTCTGATCTGCAAAAGGCGATACATGATCATGTACAAGAGATTACGGGCATCCCGGTTTCTTTTGTCACGGTGTATATCGCGAATGTAACCCAGTCGCCTAACTACAAGAGTCGAGTGGAATGA
- the accC gene encoding acetyl-CoA carboxylase biotin carboxylase subunit produces MKFQKILIANRGEIAVRIIRACREIGISTVAVYSEADKDSLHVRLADEAYCIGPTLSKDSYLNFTNLMSVATLTECDAIHPGYGFLAENADFAEICESCNITFIGPSPEAITKMGDKAVAKQTMKDAGVPVIPGSDGLVENMDEAIMIARDIGYPIIIKATAGGGGKGIRIAEDEETLIKQITAAQQEAQKAFGNAGVYLEKFLTGMKHVEIQIIADKHGNAAHLGERDCSVQRRRQKLVEEAPCPILSEDVRTLMGEAAVRAALAVDYSGAGTLEFLLSPNGEFYFMEMNTRIQVEHPVTEMVTGVDLIREMISVAEGNPLSFRQEDVVINGWAIECRINAEDPDRNFMPSPGKIGFYLAPGGPGVRVDSAAYPGYTISPFYDSMIAKLIVWGANREEAIAKMKRALGEFAIEGISTTIPFHQKLLEHPTFIRGDFDIKFLEENEI; encoded by the coding sequence ATGAAATTTCAAAAAATACTGATTGCGAACCGTGGAGAGATTGCGGTACGTATTATTCGTGCCTGCCGCGAAATCGGCATCTCAACGGTAGCCGTCTATTCGGAAGCGGACAAGGATTCTCTGCATGTTCGTCTTGCAGATGAGGCTTACTGTATCGGACCGACACTGTCCAAGGACAGTTATTTGAACTTCACTAACCTGATGAGTGTAGCTACGCTGACGGAATGTGATGCAATCCACCCTGGATACGGTTTTTTGGCGGAGAATGCTGACTTTGCAGAAATTTGTGAGTCTTGCAATATTACGTTTATTGGACCTTCTCCTGAGGCCATCACCAAAATGGGTGACAAGGCAGTTGCCAAACAGACGATGAAAGATGCTGGAGTGCCTGTTATTCCTGGTTCAGACGGCCTCGTTGAAAATATGGATGAAGCCATCATGATTGCTAGAGATATCGGATATCCTATCATTATCAAAGCTACTGCTGGTGGCGGAGGTAAGGGAATTCGTATTGCCGAAGATGAAGAGACGCTGATTAAGCAAATTACCGCTGCTCAGCAGGAAGCGCAAAAGGCATTTGGTAATGCAGGTGTGTATCTGGAGAAATTCCTGACAGGCATGAAACACGTGGAAATTCAGATCATTGCCGATAAACACGGAAATGCAGCACATTTGGGAGAGCGTGATTGCTCGGTTCAGCGTCGTCGCCAGAAATTGGTAGAAGAAGCTCCGTGTCCGATTCTCTCCGAAGATGTGCGCACACTGATGGGCGAAGCCGCAGTACGGGCAGCCCTTGCTGTGGATTACTCGGGTGCTGGCACATTGGAGTTCCTGCTCAGCCCGAATGGCGAATTCTATTTCATGGAGATGAATACACGTATTCAGGTAGAGCACCCGGTAACTGAGATGGTTACTGGCGTGGATCTGATCCGTGAGATGATCTCGGTCGCTGAAGGCAATCCACTTTCATTCCGTCAGGAAGACGTGGTTATCAATGGCTGGGCTATTGAATGTCGTATCAATGCCGAAGATCCGGACCGTAACTTTATGCCATCACCAGGCAAAATCGGATTCTACCTTGCACCGGGAGGCCCTGGTGTTCGTGTAGATAGTGCTGCTTATCCTGGTTATACCATTTCACCTTTCTACGACTCCATGATCGCGAAATTGATTGTGTGGGGAGCGAATCGTGAAGAGGCGATTGCAAAGATGAAGCGTGCGCTTGGGGAATTTGCGATTGAAGGCATCTCTACAACTATTCCTTTCCATCAGAAATTGCTGGAGCACCCAACGTTCATTCGTGGTGACTTTGATATCAAATTTCTTGAGGAAAACGAGATTTAA
- the folD gene encoding bifunctional methylenetetrahydrofolate dehydrogenase/methenyltetrahydrofolate cyclohydrolase FolD — protein MTASIINGKEVSQEIRASMTTEVKQLSEQGVVPGLAVVLVGEDPASQVYVRNKEKACHDLGFYSEVHRLDANTSQEDLLALVDKLNNQQSINGILVQLPLPKHIEEKAVIDAIAVDKDVDGFHPVNVGNLVIGDDSLLPCTPAGVIELIKRTGLEMSGKHAVVIGRSNIVGKPVSLLLQRENATVTMCHSRTANMKEITRQADILVVAIGRANFVDADFVKPGAVVIDVGMNRLENGKLAGDVDFESVKAVSGPITPVPGGVGPMTITMLMQNTLIAAKRAHGLA, from the coding sequence ATGACAGCATCTATTATTAACGGTAAAGAAGTATCCCAAGAGATCCGCGCAAGCATGACAACAGAAGTAAAACAGCTTAGCGAACAGGGGGTAGTACCTGGTCTGGCTGTTGTGCTCGTCGGGGAAGATCCGGCATCCCAAGTCTATGTGCGTAATAAAGAAAAAGCATGTCACGACCTCGGCTTCTACTCCGAAGTGCATCGCTTGGATGCCAATACGTCTCAAGAAGATCTGCTTGCCCTGGTGGACAAGCTGAACAATCAGCAATCCATTAATGGTATCTTGGTTCAACTCCCACTGCCAAAACATATCGAAGAGAAAGCAGTCATTGATGCGATTGCCGTGGATAAAGACGTAGATGGATTCCATCCAGTCAATGTTGGTAATCTCGTCATTGGAGACGATAGTCTGCTTCCATGTACTCCAGCAGGTGTCATTGAACTGATCAAGCGTACTGGACTCGAAATGTCCGGTAAACATGCGGTGGTTATCGGAAGAAGCAACATCGTTGGTAAACCGGTATCGCTGTTGCTCCAACGTGAGAATGCAACGGTAACGATGTGTCACTCCCGTACAGCAAATATGAAAGAAATCACGCGTCAGGCTGATATTTTGGTGGTAGCTATCGGTCGTGCAAACTTTGTGGATGCTGATTTTGTCAAACCAGGTGCTGTGGTTATCGATGTCGGCATGAACCGTTTGGAGAACGGCAAACTGGCAGGAGATGTTGACTTTGAGAGCGTGAAGGCAGTATCTGGTCCAATTACACCGGTTCCTGGTGGTGTTGGTCCAATGACAATCACCATGCTAATGCAAAATACACTGATCGCTGCCAAACGCGCTCACGGATTGGCCTAG
- a CDS encoding Asp23/Gls24 family envelope stress response protein encodes MSTLPTEFERTDIGEIQIAPEVIEVIAGLATLEVKGVAGMSGGFAGGFAELLGRKNLSKGVKVEVGQREAAVDVSVIIEYGYRLPQVATEIQQNVKRSIENMTGLNVNEVNVHIHDVQFKTTEKVEEIDLNSQRVK; translated from the coding sequence ATGAGTACACTACCGACTGAATTTGAACGAACGGATATCGGTGAAATCCAGATCGCACCTGAAGTTATTGAAGTGATTGCCGGATTGGCAACCCTTGAAGTGAAAGGTGTTGCAGGCATGAGTGGTGGATTCGCTGGCGGATTTGCTGAATTGCTTGGTCGCAAAAACCTTTCCAAAGGTGTTAAAGTTGAAGTGGGCCAACGTGAAGCTGCAGTTGATGTTTCCGTAATTATTGAGTACGGGTACCGTCTGCCACAAGTGGCTACGGAGATTCAACAGAACGTGAAACGTTCCATTGAGAACATGACAGGATTGAATGTGAATGAAGTGAATGTGCACATTCATGACGTTCAGTTCAAGACCACCGAGAAAGTGGAAGAGATCGACCTGAACAGTCAGCGCGTAAAATAA